A section of the Acidobacterium capsulatum ATCC 51196 genome encodes:
- the cmk gene encoding (d)CMP kinase has translation MTARKLIIAIDGPAGAGKSTVARHLATRFGLLNLETGAMYRAFARKAIEQGVNPDDAEALTALASSTAIELEPTSAGNRVLLDGQDVTATLRDKEVTQAASRVSVHPPIRNWMVSLQRAMGQHGGVVMEGRDIGTVVFPDADLKFFLDASPEARSHRRYLETPQAATHAALHEELRKRDERDRNRAESPLRPAPDAIVIDSTEMTLDEMLRAIEETVAARV, from the coding sequence ATGACTGCCCGTAAACTCATCATCGCGATCGACGGCCCAGCTGGAGCCGGCAAAAGCACCGTGGCCAGACACCTGGCCACGCGCTTTGGCCTGCTGAATCTCGAGACCGGAGCGATGTACCGCGCCTTTGCTCGCAAGGCTATCGAGCAGGGCGTGAACCCTGACGATGCCGAAGCACTCACCGCATTGGCCAGCAGCACCGCTATCGAGTTGGAGCCCACCTCCGCCGGCAACCGGGTGCTGCTCGACGGGCAGGATGTCACGGCTACGCTGCGCGACAAAGAGGTCACACAGGCGGCTTCGCGCGTGAGCGTGCATCCGCCGATTCGCAACTGGATGGTCAGCCTGCAACGCGCCATGGGGCAGCACGGCGGCGTGGTGATGGAAGGCCGCGACATTGGAACCGTGGTTTTTCCGGACGCGGATCTCAAGTTTTTTCTGGATGCATCGCCGGAGGCGCGAAGCCACCGGCGCTATCTTGAGACGCCGCAGGCGGCCACTCATGCGGCCCTGCATGAGGAGTTACGCAAACGCGACGAGCGGGACCGCAACCGGGCGGAATCCCCGCTGCGCCCCGCTCCCGATGCGATCGTGATTGACTCGACCGAAATGACTCTGGACGAGATGCTGCGCGCGATTGAAGAGACCGTAGCGGCTCGCGTCTAA